Proteins encoded by one window of Pseudonocardia sp. HH130629-09:
- a CDS encoding transglycosylase domain-containing protein, with translation MPPTRSARTAPASAATPATTATPATTGALAAPPAPSPGPAAPDGTSGTLRTGRRRRPEPGESAGSATDALTAHTGGRRRPGPDDAATALAPAAAARTGLVPAARPRSDGGASTALVPAPGDDPGTELVDAAAPGPRRRRRAEPDGPFDRVIALLGPGVGVVRRRLGILDADQKAALTPEERRTRRRRQIVYSLVGTAASIVLLPLLLLGIGWLLFPIPSTDDAVQNQIATVSYADGGQLARLVPEQGNRIKVGMDAIPIHVREAVLAAEDRSFYSNPGFDFTGILRAMVNQLTGGVGGGSTITQQYVKNTLVGNDATYWRKYKELIVSLKVSGQKSKDEILNDYLNAIYFGRGAYGIESASLAYFGKPAAQLTPSEGALLAGIIQSPSNWDPANSPDRAKQRWNFVLDGMNAQGWISTADRQAAVFPQTIPPQNTSRSSSLTDARGHILNAVRSELGSLGISEQAFAQGGLQVTTTIDPQRQQQLTDSVEQKLRGEPELLRTGAVAIDPGTGGIVGYYGGSNGTGLDYAQVMKQPGSTFKPFAVLAGLLNDPPIGLGTTFDGSERPGLRNAEGANCPRCDLKQAMTISNNVVFTKLAAQVGPQKVADAARLAGITAPLDNPDARLPLGNKEVTPVQLASAYATIAAGGVWHPPHMVSKVVDSDGRVLYEYQPGEGEQRFPEQVARNVIEAMMNVVDNDGLQLPDGQEAAGKTGTVQSRFEGQNNDAWFAGFTPQIATAVWVGTDRNDPIQDSSGRPINGSDLPGSVWKEFMSDTVRATGTTDFPAFRPIGEAPATLAPNEPTTPATPTSTPSAEPTPEPTAEPAAPAEPPAPAPVDPTGSPEATGDPLPAQQDDTQPGGDAGRAADPTVG, from the coding sequence GTGCCCCCGACCCGATCCGCACGGACCGCCCCGGCGTCGGCAGCCACGCCGGCGACCACAGCGACACCGGCGACCACAGGGGCCCTCGCGGCGCCTCCGGCACCGAGCCCGGGCCCCGCGGCTCCGGACGGCACGAGCGGCACCCTCCGCACCGGACGCCGTCGTCGTCCCGAACCGGGCGAGAGCGCCGGGAGCGCCACGGACGCCCTGACCGCGCACACCGGCGGCCGCCGCCGTCCCGGACCCGACGACGCCGCGACCGCGCTCGCCCCCGCCGCCGCGGCCCGCACCGGGCTCGTGCCCGCCGCCCGCCCCCGCAGCGACGGCGGAGCATCCACTGCGCTGGTCCCCGCCCCCGGCGACGACCCGGGAACCGAACTCGTCGACGCCGCGGCACCCGGCCCGCGCCGCCGGCGCCGCGCCGAGCCCGACGGACCGTTCGACCGGGTCATCGCACTCCTCGGGCCCGGAGTGGGTGTCGTGCGTCGCCGCCTCGGCATCCTCGACGCCGACCAGAAGGCAGCCCTCACCCCCGAGGAGCGCCGGACCCGGCGCCGCCGACAGATCGTGTACTCGCTGGTCGGGACGGCCGCGTCGATCGTGCTGCTGCCGCTGCTGCTGCTCGGGATCGGCTGGCTGCTGTTCCCGATCCCCAGCACCGACGACGCCGTGCAGAACCAGATCGCCACCGTCTCCTACGCCGACGGCGGGCAGCTCGCCCGGCTGGTGCCCGAGCAGGGCAACCGGATCAAGGTCGGGATGGACGCCATCCCGATCCACGTGCGCGAGGCCGTGCTCGCCGCCGAGGACCGGTCGTTCTACTCGAACCCGGGCTTCGACTTCACCGGCATCCTGCGCGCGATGGTCAACCAGCTGACCGGCGGCGTCGGCGGCGGATCGACGATCACCCAGCAGTACGTCAAGAACACCCTGGTCGGCAACGACGCGACCTACTGGCGCAAGTACAAGGAACTGATCGTCTCGCTGAAGGTCTCCGGGCAGAAGTCCAAGGACGAGATCCTCAACGACTACCTCAACGCCATCTACTTCGGCCGCGGCGCCTACGGCATCGAGTCCGCCAGCCTCGCCTACTTCGGCAAGCCCGCGGCCCAGCTGACCCCCAGCGAGGGCGCGCTGCTCGCCGGGATCATCCAGTCGCCGTCCAACTGGGACCCGGCGAACTCCCCGGACCGGGCGAAGCAGCGCTGGAACTTCGTCCTCGACGGCATGAACGCCCAGGGCTGGATCTCCACGGCCGACCGGCAGGCCGCGGTGTTCCCGCAGACGATCCCGCCTCAGAACACCTCCCGGTCGTCGTCGCTGACCGACGCACGCGGCCACATCCTCAACGCCGTCCGCTCCGAACTGGGCTCGCTGGGCATCTCCGAGCAGGCCTTCGCCCAGGGCGGCCTCCAGGTCACGACGACGATCGACCCGCAGCGCCAGCAGCAGCTCACCGACTCGGTCGAGCAGAAGCTGCGCGGCGAGCCCGAGCTGCTGCGCACCGGCGCCGTCGCGATCGACCCGGGCACCGGCGGGATCGTCGGCTACTACGGCGGATCGAACGGCACCGGCCTCGACTACGCCCAGGTCATGAAGCAGCCCGGGTCGACGTTCAAGCCGTTCGCCGTGCTCGCCGGGCTCCTGAACGACCCACCGATCGGCCTGGGAACCACCTTCGACGGGTCCGAGCGGCCTGGGCTGCGCAACGCCGAGGGCGCCAACTGCCCGCGCTGCGACCTCAAGCAGGCGATGACGATCTCCAACAACGTCGTCTTCACCAAGCTCGCCGCGCAGGTCGGACCGCAGAAGGTCGCCGACGCCGCCCGGCTCGCCGGGATCACCGCGCCACTGGACAACCCGGACGCGCGACTCCCGCTGGGCAACAAGGAGGTCACGCCGGTCCAGCTGGCGTCGGCCTACGCCACCATCGCCGCGGGCGGCGTCTGGCACCCCCCGCACATGGTGTCCAAGGTCGTCGACTCCGACGGGCGCGTGCTCTACGAGTACCAGCCCGGCGAGGGCGAGCAGCGTTTCCCCGAGCAGGTGGCACGCAACGTCATCGAGGCGATGATGAACGTCGTCGACAACGACGGGCTGCAGCTGCCCGACGGGCAGGAGGCCGCCGGCAAGACCGGCACCGTGCAGTCGCGCTTCGAGGGCCAGAACAACGACGCCTGGTTCGCCGGCTTCACCCCCCAGATCGCGACGGCCGTGTGGGTCGGCACCGACCGCAACGACCCGATCCAGGACTCCTCCGGCCGCCCGATCAACGGCTCCGACCTGCCCGGATCGGTGTGGAAGGAGTTCATGTCCGACACCGTGCGCGCCACCGGCACGACCGATTTCCCGGCGTTCAGGCCGATCGGCGAGGCACCCGCCACCCTGGCGCCCAACGAGCCGACCACCCCGGCGACGCCGACCAGCACGCCCTCCGCCGAGCCCACCCCGGAGCCGACCGCGGAACCGGCCGCCCCCGCCGAGCCGCCTGCCCCGGCCCCCGTGGACCCGACCGGCTCCCCGGAGGCCACCGGCGACCCGCTGCCCGCCCAGCAGGACGACACCCAGCCGGGTGGCGACGCGGGCCGTGCCGCGGACCCGACCGTCGGCTGA
- a CDS encoding LysR family transcriptional regulator ArgP, whose amino-acid sequence MYDRDQLATLSAVVEEGGFDAAAARLSITPSAVSQRIKALERQARRILVRRTRPCVATEEGAALLRLARQIAVLEGEVEADFGSADTAGTHLPIAVNADSVTHWFLSAVVPLAARHGVRLDLHVDDEQYTAALLREGSVVGAVTTSSAPVQGCAVRPLGATRYRPVAARPVYDRWFAGRDPAEAFPLAPRVDFGSKDVLQTRFVRGLTHRPCTGPAHRVPAADGYHEAIRAGLGWGMFTDGPAREAAAAGRLVLLDADRHLDVPLYWQHWKLSTTVLDALTESVCAAAATILVPPSP is encoded by the coding sequence ATGTACGACCGGGATCAGCTCGCCACCCTGAGCGCCGTGGTCGAGGAGGGTGGTTTCGACGCCGCCGCCGCGCGGCTGTCGATCACGCCGTCTGCGGTGTCCCAGCGGATCAAGGCCCTGGAACGGCAGGCGCGCCGGATCCTGGTGCGCCGCACGCGTCCGTGCGTCGCGACCGAGGAGGGGGCTGCGCTGCTGCGGCTGGCCCGCCAGATCGCGGTGCTCGAGGGGGAGGTGGAGGCCGACTTCGGCAGTGCCGACACCGCGGGCACGCACCTGCCGATCGCGGTGAACGCGGACTCGGTGACCCACTGGTTCCTGTCCGCGGTGGTGCCCCTGGCCGCCCGGCACGGGGTTCGGCTGGACCTGCACGTCGACGACGAGCAGTACACCGCGGCCCTGCTCCGCGAGGGGTCGGTGGTCGGGGCGGTCACGACGTCGTCGGCGCCGGTGCAGGGCTGCGCGGTCCGGCCGCTGGGCGCGACCCGTTACCGGCCCGTCGCGGCCCGACCGGTGTACGACCGGTGGTTCGCCGGGCGGGATCCGGCCGAGGCGTTCCCGCTCGCGCCGCGGGTCGACTTCGGGTCGAAGGACGTGTTGCAGACACGGTTCGTCCGCGGGCTCACCCACCGGCCGTGCACCGGTCCGGCCCACCGGGTGCCCGCCGCCGACGGCTACCACGAGGCGATCCGTGCCGGTCTGGGCTGGGGGATGTTCACCGACGGCCCGGCGCGGGAGGCGGCGGCCGCCGGGCGGCTCGTGCTGCTCGACGCCGATCGCCACCTCGACGTCCCGCTCTACTGGCAGCACTGGAAGCTCAGCACCACCGTGCTCGACGCGCTCACCGAGTCGGTCTGTGCGGCGGCGGCCACGATCCTGGTGCCGCCGTCTCCCTGA